One genomic window of Dehalococcoidales bacterium includes the following:
- a CDS encoding VOC family protein, whose amino-acid sequence MPSKVSPLVHIEIAVRDAEEAYQFLKRVFGAEKTQLKFAGMLDGPGAHVVHVELGGVVLQFIEPRMEGTLWSDFLKEKGPGVHNLTFTVENMDETVSALEKEGAPVLLKFPLDWSYMTEIMPPGVSVKENQAPVHMIDTMEKVGFRLELGEATVGEDGSLPDLKDIK is encoded by the coding sequence ATGCCAAGCAAAGTATCACCGTTGGTACACATCGAGATAGCTGTCCGTGACGCTGAAGAAGCCTACCAGTTCCTCAAGCGGGTCTTCGGCGCGGAAAAGACCCAGCTCAAGTTCGCCGGCATGTTGGACGGTCCCGGCGCACATGTTGTTCACGTAGAGCTGGGTGGGGTCGTGCTCCAGTTCATCGAACCCCGGATGGAGGGAACTCTCTGGTCGGACTTCCTCAAGGAGAAGGGCCCGGGTGTGCACAACCTTACTTTCACCGTGGAGAACATGGACGAGACGGTGAGCGCCCTGGAAAAGGAGGGTGCCCCTGTACTGCTCAAGTTCCCCCTGGACTGGTCCTATATGACAGAAATCATGCCTCCCGGTGTCAGTGTCAAGGAGAACCAGGCCCCGGTGCACATGATTGACACCATGGAGAAGGTCGGATTCAGGCTCGAACTAGGTGAAGCAACCGTTGGAGAAGATGGTTCTCTGCCGGACCTGAAAGACATCAAGTAG
- a CDS encoding FAD-dependent oxidoreductase: MADRFPLLFSPIKVGPVTIPNRIVVPGHYPAMRDPDMLPGDRLIAYWESKAKGGVGLICTGVWGVHRSTLMVPSLMPNHTEKLKRAADAIKQHGTRFFVQLWHGGSSSASELVGNQAWSASAVPRAAGGGIPHEMTREEIKEVVEAFAWSAAEVKKAGVDGVELHGAHGYLFNQFMSPVTNHRTDEYGGSLEGRMRFTLEVIDAVRAAVGSDFVVGIRFNGDEFRPGGYTIEDMKVMAPMMANTGKLDYLNVSTGSYLTIAPMYYPLGHSVYLAANIKEVVDLPVCCIGRINDPTQAEKILEERQADLVAMNRATICDPELPNKAREGRVEEIRKCMSCSEGCWQNVQQNRHPQGITCAYNPTVGKESILGWLELVPVTEKKKVMVIGGGPAGMEMARVAAARGHDVSLWDKSDDLGGLTLTAAKAPGREDIGELARYYRYQMNLNNVNVHLNSEVTVDAVLEQAPDIVVIATGSLPYVPDDIPGVDQDNVVDVRDVLNDTVEVGQNVVVIDNQSHIQGLSTADYLLQQGKKVEVVFPGQYPGPSVENITRAVLLQRLLMNGVTLTPNTRVREISGNKVTVTNIYTEEDRIIDGIDTVVLAFGGVENNGLYYALKDKVKNIHVIGDCRGVKKILWAVNDGAVLARSI; encoded by the coding sequence ATGGCAGACCGGTTTCCGCTTCTTTTCAGTCCTATCAAGGTAGGTCCCGTCACCATTCCGAACCGTATAGTAGTCCCGGGACACTACCCGGCAATGCGTGACCCGGACATGCTGCCCGGAGACCGCCTGATAGCCTACTGGGAATCGAAGGCTAAGGGTGGAGTGGGCCTTATCTGCACCGGGGTCTGGGGCGTCCACCGGTCAACCCTGATGGTGCCCAGCCTCATGCCCAACCACACCGAGAAACTGAAGAGAGCGGCCGACGCGATAAAACAGCACGGCACCCGGTTCTTTGTCCAGCTCTGGCACGGCGGGTCTTCGTCGGCGTCAGAGCTGGTGGGTAACCAGGCGTGGTCCGCTTCGGCGGTACCTCGTGCCGCCGGCGGTGGCATTCCCCATGAAATGACCAGGGAAGAGATAAAGGAAGTCGTCGAGGCCTTTGCCTGGAGTGCGGCCGAAGTGAAGAAAGCAGGGGTCGACGGCGTGGAACTGCATGGTGCCCATGGGTACCTGTTCAACCAGTTCATGTCACCGGTGACCAATCACCGCACCGACGAGTACGGTGGCAGCCTCGAGGGGCGGATGAGGTTTACCCTGGAGGTCATCGATGCCGTCCGTGCCGCTGTTGGCAGTGACTTCGTGGTGGGCATCAGGTTCAATGGAGACGAGTTCAGGCCGGGTGGATACACTATCGAGGACATGAAGGTAATGGCCCCGATGATGGCCAACACCGGAAAGTTGGACTACCTGAACGTCAGCACAGGCAGTTACCTGACCATTGCGCCCATGTACTACCCGCTGGGCCACTCCGTTTACCTGGCAGCGAACATCAAGGAAGTGGTAGACCTGCCCGTCTGCTGTATCGGCCGTATCAATGACCCAACCCAGGCGGAGAAGATACTTGAGGAGCGGCAGGCGGACCTTGTGGCAATGAACCGGGCTACGATATGCGACCCCGAGCTTCCGAACAAGGCCCGCGAAGGCAGGGTCGAAGAGATACGCAAGTGTATGTCCTGCTCCGAAGGCTGCTGGCAGAATGTCCAGCAGAACCGCCATCCACAGGGGATTACGTGCGCCTATAACCCCACTGTGGGCAAGGAGAGTATCCTCGGCTGGCTGGAGCTGGTACCGGTGACGGAAAAGAAGAAGGTGATGGTCATTGGCGGCGGCCCTGCCGGAATGGAAATGGCCCGCGTAGCCGCGGCGCGCGGCCACGACGTTTCCCTCTGGGACAAGAGCGATGACCTCGGCGGGCTGACCCTGACCGCTGCCAAAGCGCCCGGACGGGAAGACATCGGGGAACTGGCACGTTATTACCGGTACCAGATGAATCTGAACAACGTGAATGTACACCTCAACTCCGAGGTGACCGTGGATGCCGTACTCGAACAGGCACCGGATATTGTCGTTATTGCCACCGGCTCACTACCGTACGTCCCCGACGACATCCCCGGTGTCGACCAGGACAACGTCGTCGATGTCCGGGACGTCCTCAACGACACGGTTGAAGTCGGGCAGAACGTGGTTGTCATTGATAACCAGTCGCACATTCAGGGACTCAGTACCGCTGATTATCTGCTCCAACAGGGCAAGAAAGTGGAAGTCGTCTTCCCGGGACAGTATCCGGGGCCCTCAGTTGAGAATATCACCCGTGCTGTCCTGCTTCAGCGGCTGCTCATGAACGGGGTCACACTAACCCCTAATACCAGGGTCAGAGAGATATCTGGTAACAAGGTCACTGTGACCAACATCTACACCGAGGAAGATAGAATCATTGATGGTATTGATACCGTGGTCCTCGCCTTTGGCGGCGTCGAGAACAACGGACTGTACTATGCACTCAAGGACAAAGTGAAGAACATCCACGTCATCGGTGACTGCCGGGGCGTTAAAAAGATACTCTGGGCCGTTAATGACGGCGCTGTCCTGGCAAGGTCGATTTAA